The DNA sequence ATTTTCCGATCTGTTGAAGAACTTGTATGAGTTTTGGACCAAAAGTTTAAACCTTGCTTGGAAGTACAAGATTATTTATCTTATGGCAGGTTTATCTTATCATTCAACCATATTTTTCCAACAAAAGATTCGACAGTTGCTTCTATACGTTGTCTTCTTTATAGAAAAAATTCAGCTTTAGTAGCCTGCTTTAATAAATTGCAACACTTGTGGTTTTATCTAACTTATATGTTTCAGACATGTCATTTTCCATTGTAAATAAATATCATGTCAAATTTAATCATGCTTCAATGTCCAATAAGTttaattaaatatgtatgtgcatCATAGCTAATTGAGATTAGCATTTGGCAAAAGGCGATAAATGGATGCTGTACcttcttttaattttcttttctgttctGATTAGTTTCTATTGTTTTTACCAAATGTTTCAATTTTAGCTTAAACTGTATACCATGATAGGAGGTGCAAGTCACATAACCTTCTATTTTCCAGCTTCTATCTCCTCTTTGCttttatttgtaatttttttctttacttgATACAGAATGATTTTCTTTAGGTCTAATCCATCCAGTTATGGGAAATGATCCATGCAGCTGACCCTAAATAAATGTGACAAGGCTTGTTGCCATTATTATTCTTGTACCTTGTTTAGACTCAAGTGTCAATACATATGGACACATCAGTCTGACTCAATAAGTGTGTGTACCCAGGTTTCCCATGTCATGCATTGTCATTTTTATGGtgaaaatttctttaattttgtagCTTCAGACTGTACTCCTTCCCTTTCATTTGACTGGTGCACTCACGAAGACAAGTTTCGATATTTTGGCTCTATGTCACATTCCAGCCATCCATCCTCACATAATGATTTTCATTCTTGCAAATATTTGATTAGAGATGCAGCTTGTAGTTACACACGAATTGATGATTTTCAAGACAGCATTTGAACTTCTATTTTCATATTATGGTATGTTTGATACTGGTAGATTGTTATTTTTATGGGAGGTTtccttattatttaaaaaaagggAAATTCTTAGTTCAGTATAAAAGTAAATAACATGGGACGTTTTTGTCTTTTTAAGCTCAAGATAGGATGTCTGTGATTCCTACTTTCCGATTCTCTCATTGTATTGTGGCACTTGATTAAAGCACCACATTTGTTAggcataaaattatcttttgcacCCACTATTGCTTCTTATGAATCCTTTTTTCCTCTTAATGCTAATTTTTCAGCAACAGGTGCATGTTCATTAGTACCTTAATTGTTATTTTTATGGGAGGTTTCCTTATTATTTTAAAAAGGAAATTCTTAGTTCAATATAAAGGTAAATAACATGAGCCGTTTTTGTCTTTTTAAGCTCAAGATAGGATGTCTATGATTCCTACTTTCCGATTCTCTCATTGAATTGTAGCACTTGATTAAAGCACCACATTTGTTAGgcgtaaaattatcttttgcacCCACTATTGCTTCTTATGATTCCTTTTTTCCTCTTAATGCTAATTTTTGAGCTGTATACCACATGTTTTCTAGGACTAACAATTTTATTTAATAACTATAAACTGTTTTTAACTGCAAATTCGCTATGTAGAAATTTCCCCTAACGAGtctttttgatgatttgatatgtTTATTGGATTACTTGTACTGTAGCAGCAGATTCTGATTCGTGACATTTTTCCACAGATCAAAAGACATTTCAAGGATATAGGTGTTCCAGCAGATGTGAAGTACATCGATCCAACTTATATGATCCGGGCTTGCCGTGCTAATGCATCCGATGCAATTCTCTGCACTGTATTAGGCCAGAATGCTGTAAGAATCACTAATTTTTCTGCTCCTCGTAGAAACATATATTACAAATAAAATTTCAGTCAAATCTTATGGCAAGTCATTTAATGGCTGATTTGGATATCTTCATTGTTATCCATTGTCTCCAGCTTCTATCAATGGATATTTGAGGTACAGTGCTGATTTTCTCAACTGAACTGCAGTTGCTTTATGTTCAGGTACACGGTGCATTTGCTGGGTTCAGTGGCATTACAACCGGTATATGCAACACACATTATGTCTACTTCCCGATCACACAAGTAATTGAATCTACCAGGCACGTCGACTCAAACAGCAGGATGTGGCACCGATGCCTGACATCGACTGGCCAACCTGACTTCAATTAAAACTATACGGGTGACACCGAAAGACAATAAGGATGCAATTAGAATTATCTCAACCTTGCCTGCTGTCAAATTTTGTGACTTCAATGCGTGCCACAACTATATCCCAACTTGATTTGGGGAACCATAACCTCTGTTAGATGGTGTTGGTCTCTTGTTTCATTACGTCAAAGGGAAGTTATCATTGACCCTGCAGTTATCCTGTTTATGGTCTCGGATGTGATCTAATGAAGGCAAATGATGCATGATGCAGAGACATGCTAATCCGTTTTTCTGAGAGTATATTTACGTAAAACTAATTGTGTATATACCACGGGACTGGTGGCAGAGGCTGCGGAAGCTCCTTGTATCTTCAAGAATTCTCTTATTTTGCTGGAAGCTCGTCTACCGTCGCCTCCCTGCTATCAAGAGGCTTACGAATATTAGTGATGGGAGTTGCATGTTATTTCGGTGAGGAAGGTCCTGACTCTGTGAATCGTATCTTTTCTCAAtgcaattttttttcaaaaattgttTGGAAGCCGTGTGCTGATAAGTTTGGATTTTCTTTTCagttttttgatatttgatactttggAAATTTGCTAGGTGAGGGGGATTGATTCCTCCTCAAATGCTCTCTTCCCATGGGGGGTGTTATTACAACCAGCTTGTGGTCAATTCGGAAAGCAAGGAGTGAGGGGGTTTTCCTCATCCTTTTGTTGTTTTCTATAAATTGCTTGCTTATGTGACGAATCCCCTCAGGTTAAAGTTATCTAAATATCCTGAAAGCTCAGTTGAAACATATCCCAAAATAATTAAGATGGGTGAAGCCAAAAGGACTAAACTTAACACACATGATTTTTGGTAAGAATCGAAGGAGAAAGGCATCCGTTTCCTTCTTTGTTCGAGTGTTGGATTGTGTATTGTTGCTGGATGCTCTCATGCATCGTCGTCGTCCTGCACTCGACTGTGAGGCGAAGGTGTTTTTGGATGGACTAAGAATCGGCATTTaagaagaaatatccaaaatTCTCATTGGGATCGATGTAAAACTTGTGGTTGATATTTATTTATCCTTCATTGCCCTTTCGGAAAATCTATTTACAATGCAGTATAACATAATTtttaaatagaaataaaaattattatatatttgatttgtTTCCTCAAATcccttttttataatatatatatatacattagtcATCGATTGGGCATTAGATAAAAAAGCAAAGTGCCTATTGTTGAAGTAAATGATTTAAATTCTTTTATGACGATTATTCTAtgccaaatcaaataaattacaattattttttttctgaaaatgaaTTGACCGGATTTGACGGGAAACACTTTGGATTGCATCCTCACAACGGTTAAGGTGACGCAGAGAACACGCATCACTCCTCAACTGAAAAGATGATTTGGCTCCGATGTATAAGAGAGCACTCCCAATGATACTATGCTTAGGTTCATGTAGAAGTGAAGAGGTTAGCTCAAACTGATGAAGGATGTGAGGGAGTGATGGGAAACACTTCGATTCTAACCTCCCAACGGTTAAGCTGACGAAGAGAACGTATCACTCGACGACGGGTTAATTACATTCTTTATAATTAGATGTATATTTTAACAAGTTACACGTCTTTATAGTtttaaaagtgaaacatctaggttCATTTACTCGAATATCGTCGATTTTACCAACATAAACATGAAAACAAAGGacaaaaaaaagtaattttaacgtTTTAGTTGGTGGTGACGGACGACGTCGGTGGTGATAGACGATGGTACTATTGGGGACCGCAGGTGATTATTGTGCATGAGAAGAGCAACAACGAGAAATGAGGGCCGCCCTGCATCTTTGTCAACTTTGACGTATATGCCGAGCGGCATCTGCATCAATGTCGTTCATGCGTTGGCAACTACATCTACATCGACGCCGATGTAGTTGATGAGCAGCCCTTTCACTGCTTTACAATTGCGTTAGCATCAACATAGTTGCTGAGCGGAGATAGGGTCACTCGGCATCTGCATTAGCAGTCCTTTTATCGCTCGGTAATTACGTCAGTGTTGACATAGTTGCCGAGCGGTGAAAGGGTTGCTCGACATATGCATTAGTACCGACATAGATGACAAGTGACAACTACATGTGCATCGATGCCGAGCAGCATATGCATCAACGCTGTTCATGCGTCGACAACCGCATCTACGTTGATGTCAACGCAGTTGTCGAGTGGCCTTTTTGCCGCTCTACATCTATGTTGGTGTCGACATAGTTGTCGAGCGACGAAGGGCCGCCAATGCAGATGCCAAGCGGCCCTTTCACCACTCGATAACAATATTGATGCCGACGTAGATGCAGAGTAATGAAATGATCGTTCGACAACTACATCGGCATCAGCGCAATTACAATTGCCAACACATAAACAACATTAATATATATGTCGCTTAACATTTTGTGTCGGCATCAACGCAAATGCAATTGTTGCTCGACATTTGCATTGACACTGATGTAGATGATGAGTGGCCCTTTCATCGCTTGACAATTGCTTCGATGCCGATTAACACATTTGTCGAACATCAAAAGGGTCATCGATGCAGATGCCAAGCAACCCTTTCGTTGCTTGGCCGACGCAAATGCAGTTGTCGTTCGACATTTGCATCGACACTGATGCAAATAATGAGCGGCTCTTTCGCCGCTTGGCAATTGCTTCGACGCCGATTGACACAAATGTCGAACATCGAAAGGGTCATCGATGCAGATGCCAACGACCCTTTCATTGCTTGGCCGATGCAAATGCAGTTGTCGCTCGACATTTGCGTCGACACTGATACAAATGATGAGCGACCCTTTCACCGCTTTGCAATTGCTTTGACGTCGATTAACACAATTGTCGAACGTCAAAAGAGCTCCGCATCTACGTCGACATTGTTGAAGAGTGACTCTCACCTCTCGTCATTGCTCTCCTTATCCACAATAACCACATGTGACCCCAACAACACCATCATTCACCACGAccgattgaaatattaaaattatctttttttatttttattttcattgataaaacctATAATATTATGATGAGTATATCTAGATATTTAactttttataattatagagataataatataattttttaaatataaaaattgaaaTACTTAAGATAATTGACTATAATAAATAATCTGTAATTACCCGCTCTGAAAGATTTAGCTACGTGATATAAGAGAGCTCTCCCAATCCTACCTTAAATTCAACATGCTTAGGGTGAAAACGTTAGCCCGAACTCATGAACTCCATGACCAGCAAACACTTTTACAATGGGGCTTACAGTTTTGGAGCATACAAAAATTACACACTCACCATTCTTAAACAGAAGCGTTCAGTTGCTACTCTCATTTTCTATATCCAACTGATGGCAGAATTCTGTGAACGAAAAATGGTGATAGAATATTAACAGCACCCGCTCTACTCATCAAGGTCGATAATGCAGCATTTGTGGCTTCTCATTAAAATTATGCTACATGATGTTATTCTTCTTTTATATCTTGGTCAATCAACTCAAGTTGTTGCATTATTTTCAGAAGCCACAATCCCCATTAGGACACTTCCTCTATAATTTGTTACTCCAGAGTCGCATTTCGATGAACCGTCGAAAGTTTCTTGCTGATAAGAAGCTAGCTCAGACTCCTTGCTTGTGCCTCCAAATTCAGTTTCAACAGTATCATTACCCCAGAGAACAAACTGTGGAGTTCCTTTCAGATTGTCAGAAGCAATCCTTGCATCTCTGAAGGGCTGCAGGCATTTCTCTTTTGCAAATTGAATGCATGCGTCTTTTGCAGCTGCAAGACATGAAGCCATTTCTCGTTCCTCACATTGCTCTCGCTCAGCATAATCCATGGCAGTTATTCCAAACAGAAATTTCCACCATGGGGGTTTACACTTGTTTGATGCAGAGATTGAGCATCCAACGCGTGCTCCAGCCTACTAAAAAGAGCCCATCATATAAAGAGAATAagtgaaaaattataaaaagtatCTTCACAAAAATTAGGTTAATGATAAGCTTGCACAAAGAAATATTCTTTCAAGAAATAACAAATATATGAGTTGCATAAATAATAGGCCATATGCTAATACTTCAGATAATTAGCGATCTAACAACTAGACACTAGGCAATTAATTGAGGTAGCTGGGATATCTTGTAGCAATCAATAAAACTTGAAATTTGTAGTAAgcagaaatatttttttgataaaagaaaAGAATTGTCATTTCAAGGGAGAGAATGCTCTAAGTTCAGAAGAATTTAGAGATTTGATCAGACAACCATCAGATGAGCAGAAAAGAgaaaataggattttttttttttgcacataTTCCACCTCAAACAATTGTATTTGCATACAAGACACTCAAAAGTTCATATTTGTTCACACATACTTGAACAATAACCCAACCGGTCTGTGACTTGTACCTCTTTGTGAAAATGTgccaaaaaagggaaaaagaatactTAAACCTAGTATATTCACCAATATATAGTAATAAcatattttagagaaaatattggTGTTTTTTTATTGTGGAGCAACTGTCAATCCGGGCTACAAAAACTCTGCAACCTAGAGCTGGTTTGTGCTCTTTAATATATGCAGCTGTTGTAACTTACTGCCTGGCAATCCTCCAACCAGCCAGCTCGGCCAGCGGCAAagaccaagttattatgagactaGTTTTAGTAAAATTAAACTAAGAAAAGCCTCCACCATTCAGGGGATCTAACAAAATTAGCATGAAGCTCGAATTTTCATCTCTGTTTCATCTGCTGGAA is a window from the Musa acuminata AAA Group cultivar baxijiao chromosome BXJ2-1, Cavendish_Baxijiao_AAA, whole genome shotgun sequence genome containing:
- the LOC135598377 gene encoding uncharacterized protein LOC135598377; the encoded protein is MEDEEVAAVLRGDMEEFSASATVVPFDSARPLLRGPVPAGPADDPAAGPFVLAFRDSAAWRSAYRATESMIIDQCEAGARVGCSISASNKCKPPWWKFLFGITAMDYAEREQCEEREMASCLAAAKDACIQFAKEKCLQPFRDARIASDNLKGTPQFVLWGNDTVETEFGGTSKESELASYQQETFDGSSKCDSGVTNYRGSVLMGIVASENNATT